CCACACAACTCATCCCCGCCGTCACCATTTAGAACCACGGTGACCTCGGAGCGGACCATACCCGAAAGGATATAGGACGGCAGCGCCGAATCGTCACCGTAGGGTTCTCCAAACTGTCCCAGGACCCGGGGAAGTACCTCGCCTAGTTCCCTGCCCGACTCGACCCGGAGTTCATGATGGTCAAGTCCGAGATACTCCGCCGTGGCCCGGGCCTCGTTTCCTTCGTCGTAGCGGGGGTCGTCGAAGCCCACGGTGAAGGATTTTACCGGGCGGTCGGAATACCGGGCCATGAGGGCCGCCACCAGCGCTGAGTCCAGTCCGCCCGAGAGCATGACTCCCAGAGGGACGTCGCTGATCATGCGCTCCTGCACGGCCCGTTCGAGTTCGGACCGGGCCTGGTCCTCGACCTGGGCCTCGTCCGGATTTTGCTTGATCCGAAAATCGGGGTCCCAGTACCGACCCGTCTCCCAGCATCCCGATCGCATCAGGGCCCAGCAGCCGGGTTCAAGCTTCCGCACGCCCCGATAGATGGTCCAGGGGGCGGGGATGTAGGATTGACAGAGAAAGAGATCCAGGGCCTCAAAATCCAGGCTCCGGTCCACTCCACCAAGGGCGATCAGGGCCCGGATTTCCGAGGCGAACACGAGTCGCTCGGAGGTCCGGGAAAAGACCAAAGGCTTCTTGCCCACCCGGTCCCGGGCCAGAACCAGCGTCCGGGAACCCGGGTCCCAGACGGCAAAGGCGAACATCCCCCGCAGCCGGAGCAGGCAATCCAGCCCCCAGACCTTGTACGCGGACAACAGGACCTCTGAGTCCCCCTCGGTCCTGAAGCGTACCCCCCGTGTCTCCAGATCGCGGCGCAGCTCCCGGAAATTGTAGATCTCGCCGTTATAGACCAGAACCAGGCCCGTGTCCGCATCGACCATGGGCTGATGGCTGCGCGGGTCCAGATCAATGACCGACAGCCTGGCATGGCCCAGACAGGCTTGTCCGTCGGACCAGAGACCCTGGTGGTCCGGGCCGCGATGGGCCAGAGCTGCGACCGCCCTTTGCACCCGGCTCGGATCCGGCCGCTCCCGAAAGTCAATCAGCCCGACTATGCCGCACATGGAAACCTCTCCGAGCTTCCGGCCAAAGGATCGCCTTGCCACCCAGCCACCCATCCGCTAGTGGACGGCCAGCAAACCCGGCGGGTTTTCCCGCCCGTCAATTCAACCATCGGACACCGATCATGCGAGAAAAATTCCTGGTCTTTGGCGCCCCGAACCTGGGGCAGGAAGAAATCGACGAGGTCGTGGACTCCCTGCGCTCCGGATGGATCGGCACCGGCCCCAAGGTGGCTCGATTCGAGGCCGAGTTCCGGACCCATGTCGGTGCCGCCCATTCCGTGGCCGTAAACTCCTGCACGGCGGCCCTGCATCTGGCCATTCTGGCCGCAGGCATCGGCCACGGAGACGAGGTCGTCACCACCCCTCTGACCTTTTGCGCCACGGTCAACGCCATCATCCACGCCGGGGCCACGCCCGTCCTGGCCGACATCGATCCGGTGACCATGAACATCGCCCCAGAGGCCATACGCCGGGCCATCACCCCAAAGACCAAGGCCATCCTCCCGGTCCACTTCGCAGGGCGGCCCTGCGACATGGACGCCATCATGGCCTTGGCCGAAGAATTCGGCCTGACCGTCATCGAGGACTGCGCCCACGCTGTGGAGGCCAGGTGGCACGGCCGCCCGGTGGGAACCTTCGGCCGCTTCGGATGCTTCAGCTTCTACGTGACCAAGAACGTGGTCACCGGCGAGGGGGGCATGGTCGTCACCGACGACGCCGAGGCCGCGGGCCGCATCAAGGTCCTGGCCCTGCACGGCATGAGCAGCGACGCCTGGCAACGATTTGGAGATTCCGGATACAAGCACTACATGGTCACCGAGGCCGGGTTCAAGTACAATATGATGGATATCCAGGCCGCCATGGGCATCCATCAACTGCGAAAGGTCGAACACAACCGGGAAAAACGGAAAAAAATCTGGAAACGCTACATGGAGGCCCTCGCCCCTCTGCCCGTGACCCTGCCAACGCCTTTCGAACCGAACACCCGGCACGGTCTGCACCTCTTCACCCTGCTCATTGATCCCGATCGGGCCGGGATCAATCGGGATGCGTTCCTCCAGTCCATGACTCGAATGAAAATCGGCCTCGGGGTCCATTATCTGGCCCTGCCCGAACACCCTCATTACTGGCAGCGATTCGGGTGGCGTCCGGAGCAATGGCCGCAGGCCACGCGCATCGGCCGACAGACCGTGAGCATTCCCCTCTCTCCGGGGCTGTCCGACCAGGACGTGGAAGACGTTGTCGAGGCGGTCAGGCTTTGCCTGCCCTGACCGGGCCCGCGAATATCAAAAGGTATAGGGCAGATTCTTGTGGACCTCGATCTTCTGCCGTTCCACCGAGATGTAGCCCTCTTCGGTCAGCTTCTTGAGAATCCTGGTGACCATCTCCCTGGACGCGCCGATGACCTGGGCCATTTCCTGATGGGTCATCCGCCCCTCCACCACCAAATGTCCTTTGCGCATGGCCGCCTGCTGGGTGATGAGCCGGGCCACTCGGCTGTAGACGTCCATGAAGGCCAATTCCCGGATCTTCTCGTTGGCGTCCCGCAGACGTTCGGTCAACCCCCGCAAAAGACCAAGGGCCTTGGGAGAAAGGGAAAAGATCCGGACGAAATCGTTTCTCGAAATGACCAGAGCCTCGGTCCGCTCCCGGGCCATGACGCAGGCCGATCGCGGTTCACCGTCCAAAAGGGCCAGCTCGCCGAAGTACTCGCCGGGCCCAAGAATGGACAGAATCATCTCGTTGCCCCGCTCGTCCCCAAGGACTACCTTCACCTGGCCTGAAAGAATGACGTAGATCGAGGTCGAGGAGTCGCCTTCGTTGATGATGATCGTGTTCCTGGGAAAGACCTTGGTGACAGCCACCCCCTGCAGTTGCCTGAGTTCGTCGTCGTTCAGGGCCGAGAACAATGCGATGTCCTTGAGCATGACTCCTCCTGTGTTCCGATATCCGGAAAAACCGATACCCGAATCAACCCTCCCGTATCCACGTTCGCATGGACTGCGCCTCAGCCGGCCACGATTCCCCGAACCTGACTTCCAGAAACAGGGCGAAGACCGCGTCGAGATACTCCAGGCTCTTCTCGACGAGATAAATCCGCTCGAGAAACGGGGCGTCCGGGTCGTCACCCTCTTCCAGCCGGGTCTCCACCTTGGGGGTCTTGAGCCCGCTGACGCCGAAATCCGAGGCCTCGACCTGGAACTGCCAGGTATTGGCATCCTGTTCGATTCTGATTCGGGCCTGGTTGACCTTCTTGCCCTTTCCCAAGCCGGCCCGGGCCTCATCCAGACCTGACATGGGTCCGCTGCACACGGTTGTGTCCCTGGTTTCCCCGGATCCGGCCAGAACGGAGACCCGCTGTTCGTAAAAAAGCGCGAACTCATTGCCTCCCGGGCCCCGGAAAACATCTCCCCGCTCACTTCTGAACCACAACCAAGTCAAAAATTCCTGACCGAGGATCGGGGCCTTGGCGGCCGCCACCTGTAAATCTACGTCCATCGCTCCTCCGAAACCGGCATATTTCCCATCATAGGACCAGGCTGGTCGGCTCCATGTCATCGAGTATTTTCTTCCGCTCCCCCATCCTGGTCAGGGCCAGAAAATACGGGGTCTGCATCTCCAGATGCAGACCAAAACTAATTTCGAACAATTCCTCAAACAGGGCCCTGACGGAATCCCGGGTCGAGGCTAGATAGACCTCGGACCTGCGAATGGACCAAACCACCTCGAAATAGGCCGGGATGGGCAATGTCCGCGACCTAAGTCTCAGGGCCACCGATTCCTTAAGTTCGGTCTTCTGGTCCTTGGTCACGAATTTCTGGCCCTGCTCCCGCATCCTGGACTGCAACTCCCGCAGGGCGAGCTGAAAATGTTTCTTGAACACCGCTGCCGGCACCCGGCGGGTATCCAGCCTGAGGCAGAATGCCAGATACTCTCCCTTTTCAGGCGGCGCTGTCTTCCAGTTCGAGTCCAGAATATCGTCGAAGCAGACCCAGCCAAAGGACCGCTCCTCGACCCCCTGGTCGATGTCCCTGAAGGAACGATGCTTGAGTTTATCCAGGGCCTGGGACCAGAACGAGTCCGGCACCGGTTCCACAATCCTATATCTGGTCAACCCGAGGCTTCCGGAAAGAAATCCCATGTCGTCTCCCGTCTATTTGAACCGGGCCATCTCTCGTTCCATGTCCCTGGAAACCGCCCGGCGCTTGAGTTCATCCCGCCGATCGTAGACGTGCTTGCCCTTGGCCAGCCCAATCTCGATCTTGATCTTCCCGTTCCTGAAATACATCTTCAAAGGAATGACCGTCAGTCCCTTCTGTTCCACCTGTGCGGCCAGGACCAGAATCTGCCGCTTGTGCATCAAGAGCTTGCGGGGACGCTCCGGCTCGTGGCCGGCATAGCCGGCGTTCTCGTATTCCCCGACATGCACTCCCACCAGATGGGCCTCACCGTCGGCGAACCGGACATACCCATCCTTGAAACTCACCCGTCCGGCCCGGAGCGACTTGACCTCGGAACCGGTCAGGACCATGCCGGCCTCCTCGGTTTCCAGAATCTCGTAGAGCCTTCTGGCCTGCCGGTTCTGGGCGATGAGTTTGATGCCCGGGTCGTTCTTGCTCATGTCCGTTTCCTTTGTCCGATACGGCCCTGCCCATCCTCGTCGAGCAAAGAGGTATAGAACATGAGCTCCTCAGGGAATCGCTCGAAAATCATTTTTCGCACCAGCTGATTGTTCTCGGCCACGGTGCTGCTCCGAAGCACGGCTCTGAGCAAATCCTTGCACTCTTCCATGGTCGTCTGCCGAATGATGTGCTTGATCCCGGGAATGGCCTGGGGATTGAGGCTGATGCTGTCGATCTGCATCCCCAGGAGGATGGGAATGCAGTAGGGATCAGCCGCCACTTCCCCGCAAAGGCTGACGCTGATGCCAGCCCGATGACCCGCGTCCACCACGTACTTGATGCTCCGCAGGATGCCCGGATGCAGGGGCTGGTAAAGATAGGAGACGTGCTTGTTGGTCCGATCGATGCCCAAGCAGTACTGGATCAAGTCATTGGTCCCGATGCTGAAAAAATCCACCTCCCGGGCCAATATGTCGGCCATCATAACCGCGCCCGGGAGCTCGACCATGATTCCAACCGGGATATCGGAGCGAAAGGCCGTTCCCTCCAGTCGAAGTTCGTCCTGGACCTTGCGGTAGATTCCCAATGCCTCGCGGAGTTCCTGAAGACCGGAGATCATTGGAAACATGATGGAGACGTTTCCCAGGACCCCGGCTCGCAGAATGGCCCGCAGCTGGGTCTTGAATATCTGCTGATGGGCCAGGCAGAAACGGATGGCCCGCAGCCCCATGGCCGGATTGGTCTCTTCCAGACTTCCGATCATGGGCATGATCTTGTCCGCCCCGAGATCCAGGGTCCGAATGACCACCTTGGCCGGGGCCAGAATGGAGGCCAGATCCATGTACTGCTCGGTCAGTTCGTCCTCGGTCGGGAAGGTCTTCCGGTTCATGTAGCTATACTCGGTTCTGAAGAGCCCCACGCCCTCTCCGCCGTTGTCGATGACCGCAGTCACCTCCTCGAAAAGCTCGATGTTGGCCAGAACTTCAACCCTGAAGCCGTCAATGGTTTCTTCAGGATAGTGACATTTACGGATGGTCTCGCCCTGATAGGTTTCGAAGCGGTACTTGAGGTCCGTGTACTCGGCCAGCTCCCGCTCGCTCGGCTCCACCAGTATCCGTCCATGAAACCCGTCGAGGATGATCAAGGCCCCGTCCTGGACCTCGGACTCAAGCCCCTCGGTCCCGACCACGGCCGGAATCTGGAGAGAACGCGCCAGGATGCCGGCGTGGGATGTCTTGCCTCCCATGGACGTGGCAAAGGCCATGATCTTGTTTACTTCCAGCTCGATGGTATCCGCCGGGGACAGGTCATGGGCCAGAAGAATCATCCGGTGCTGCATGGGCTTTGGTTCGGACTCCAGGCCCGACAGGCTGC
This sequence is a window from Deltaproteobacteria bacterium. Protein-coding genes within it:
- the asnB gene encoding asparagine synthase (glutamine-hydrolyzing); the protein is MGGWVARRSFGRKLGEVSMCGIVGLIDFRERPDPSRVQRAVAALAHRGPDHQGLWSDGQACLGHARLSVIDLDPRSHQPMVDADTGLVLVYNGEIYNFRELRRDLETRGVRFRTEGDSEVLLSAYKVWGLDCLLRLRGMFAFAVWDPGSRTLVLARDRVGKKPLVFSRTSERLVFASEIRALIALGGVDRSLDFEALDLFLCQSYIPAPWTIYRGVRKLEPGCWALMRSGCWETGRYWDPDFRIKQNPDEAQVEDQARSELERAVQERMISDVPLGVMLSGGLDSALVAALMARYSDRPVKSFTVGFDDPRYDEGNEARATAEYLGLDHHELRVESGRELGEVLPRVLGQFGEPYGDDSALPSYILSGMVRSEVTVVLNGDGGDELCG
- a CDS encoding Crp/Fnr family transcriptional regulator, which produces MLKDIALFSALNDDELRQLQGVAVTKVFPRNTIIINEGDSSTSIYVILSGQVKVVLGDERGNEMILSILGPGEYFGELALLDGEPRSACVMARERTEALVISRNDFVRIFSLSPKALGLLRGLTERLRDANEKIRELAFMDVYSRVARLITQQAAMRKGHLVVEGRMTHQEMAQVIGASREMVTRILKKLTEEGYISVERQKIEVHKNLPYTF
- the ptsP gene encoding phosphoenolpyruvate--protein phosphotransferase: MAERILTGIPVSVGIAVGKAYFLNRNRFSSAPRQTVEEALVPQERVRLEKAFEDAASELQRIRANIPLELKEHGAIIDSHLMILSDRKFREMAIGHVVDTKLNAEWALEKAVDDLAQLFEAIEDEYIRERIQDIRLVAERIRSSLSGLESEPKPMQHRMILLAHDLSPADTIELEVNKIMAFATSMGGKTSHAGILARSLQIPAVVGTEGLESEVQDGALIILDGFHGRILVEPSERELAEYTDLKYRFETYQGETIRKCHYPEETIDGFRVEVLANIELFEEVTAVIDNGGEGVGLFRTEYSYMNRKTFPTEDELTEQYMDLASILAPAKVVIRTLDLGADKIMPMIGSLEETNPAMGLRAIRFCLAHQQIFKTQLRAILRAGVLGNVSIMFPMISGLQELREALGIYRKVQDELRLEGTAFRSDIPVGIMVELPGAVMMADILAREVDFFSIGTNDLIQYCLGIDRTNKHVSYLYQPLHPGILRSIKYVVDAGHRAGISVSLCGEVAADPYCIPILLGMQIDSISLNPQAIPGIKHIIRQTTMEECKDLLRAVLRSSTVAENNQLVRKMIFERFPEELMFYTSLLDEDGQGRIGQRKRT
- the smpB gene encoding SsrA-binding protein SmpB codes for the protein MSKNDPGIKLIAQNRQARRLYEILETEEAGMVLTGSEVKSLRAGRVSFKDGYVRFADGEAHLVGVHVGEYENAGYAGHEPERPRKLLMHKRQILVLAAQVEQKGLTVIPLKMYFRNGKIKIEIGLAKGKHVYDRRDELKRRAVSRDMEREMARFK
- a CDS encoding DegT/DnrJ/EryC1/StrS family aminotransferase, whose protein sequence is MREKFLVFGAPNLGQEEIDEVVDSLRSGWIGTGPKVARFEAEFRTHVGAAHSVAVNSCTAALHLAILAAGIGHGDEVVTTPLTFCATVNAIIHAGATPVLADIDPVTMNIAPEAIRRAITPKTKAILPVHFAGRPCDMDAIMALAEEFGLTVIEDCAHAVEARWHGRPVGTFGRFGCFSFYVTKNVVTGEGGMVVTDDAEAAGRIKVLALHGMSSDAWQRFGDSGYKHYMVTEAGFKYNMMDIQAAMGIHQLRKVEHNREKRKKIWKRYMEALAPLPVTLPTPFEPNTRHGLHLFTLLIDPDRAGINRDAFLQSMTRMKIGLGVHYLALPEHPHYWQRFGWRPEQWPQATRIGRQTVSIPLSPGLSDQDVEDVVEAVRLCLP